The Macaca nemestrina isolate mMacNem1 chromosome 12, mMacNem.hap1, whole genome shotgun sequence genome contains a region encoding:
- the LOC105488671 gene encoding LOW QUALITY PROTEIN: olfactory receptor 56A4 (The sequence of the model RefSeq protein was modified relative to this genomic sequence to represent the inferred CDS: deleted 1 base in 1 codon) gives MASPSNDSAAPVSEFLLICFPDFQSWQHWLSLPLSLLFLLAMGANTTLQITIQLESSLHQPLYYLLSLFSLLDIVLCLTVIPKVLAIFWFDLRSISFPACFLQMFIINSFLTMESCTFMVMAYDHYVAICHPLRYPSIITDQFVARAVVFVIARNAFVSLPVPMLSARLRYSVGNIIKNCICTNLSVSKLSCDDITFNQLYQFVAGWTLLGSDLILIIISYSFILKVVLRIKAEGAVAKALSTCGSHFILIFFFSTVLLVLVITNLARKTIPPDVPILLNILHHLIPPALNPIVYGMRTKEIKQGIQNLLKRL, from the exons ATGGCATCACCCAGCAATGACTCCGCTGCTCCAGTCTCTGAATTCCTCCTCATCTGCTTCCCCGACTTCCAGAGTTGGCAGCACTGGCTGTCCCTGCCCCTcagccttctcttcctcctggccATGGGGGCTAACACCACCCTCCAGATCACCATCCAGCTGGAGTCCTCTCTGCACCAGCCCCTGTACTACCTGCTCAGCCTCTTCTCCCTGCTGGACATAGTGCTCTGCCTCACTGTCATCCCCAAGGTCCTGGCCATCTTCTGGTTTGACCTCAGGTCAATCAGCTTTCCAGCCTGCTTCCTCCAGATGTTCATCATAAACAGTTTTTTGACCATGGAGTCCTGCACATTCATGGTCATGGCCTATGACCATTATGTGGCCATCTGCCATCCACTGAGATACCCATCTATCATCACTGACCAGTTTGTGGCTAGGGCTGTGGTCTTTGTTATAGCCCGGAATGCCTTTGTTTCTCTTCCTGTTCCCATGCTTTCTGCCAGGCTCAGATACTCTGTGGGAAACATAATCAAGAACTGCATCTGCACTAACCTGTCTGTGTCCAAACTCTCTTGTGATGACATCACTTTCAATCAGCTCTACCAGTTTGTGGCAGGCTGGACTCTGTTGGGCTCTGACCTTATCCTTATTATTATCTCCTATTCTTTTATATTGAAAGTTGTGCTGAGGATCAAGGCCGAGGGTGCTGTGGCCAAGGCCTTGAGCACGTGTGGTTCCCACTTCATCCTCATCTTCTTCTTCAGCACAGTCCTGCTGGTTCTGGTCATCACTAACCTGGCCAGGAAGACAATTCCTCCGGATGTCCCCATCCTGCTCAATATCCTGCACCACCTCATCCCCCCAGCTCTG AACCCCATTGTTTATGGTATGAGAACCAAGGAGATCAAGCAGGGAATCCAGAACCTGCTGAAGAGGTTATAA